A portion of the Nitrospirota bacterium genome contains these proteins:
- the smc gene encoding chromosome segregation protein SMC, translating to MQLKTLEMIGFKSFSDKTVVAFQPGITAVVGPNGCGKSNISDAIRWVLGEQSAKHLRGDKMEDVIFNGSESRKPLGMAEVTLRLSNVNGTFASSEFGHYQEIEITRRLYRSGESEYLINRIPCRLKDIRDLMMDAGVGARIHAIIEQDKVDQILSSKPQDRRFLFEEVAGVMKYKARRQEALSKLESTNQNLLRVNDIIIEVKRQVNSLDRQARKAERYQKLRAEMKDLDFRLASVDYSALGAEWTASSEEFKKLEDEVTSLHASLGRIESTIEETRADSLSAEHELGTLQHKIHETETALSRAEHRVEMSKSQIAALIEQRGRDLADSEYLKQETARVVALKARHEEELGVLALSINEKNAVLSDRTSDQESLFRALNEQELLLEETRTGILNAMTGSATERSRIVNFEARIAQLDDQDARDLSEKKDLEQRLAELTSRLEGKESEIKELAVRMNAAREERLEVVDRLEQAIAKKKMLEAGLNESKNMLAGQSARLRSLLELEQSLEGYQKGVRTVMSARKEASSAGNLGTIHGLVADMIETEPKYEVAIEAVLGDRLQYVVVDSQTDSLKAIDYLKEKSGGRGTFLPRQTREVKSEPFRKNGHAGVIGSALNIVSYKDTYSSVAQYLLGDVVVVDNMDTALYLWQKNGFDKTVVTLSGEIVDPWGAVTGGTVDSTGTGMLTKRREIKDIEHELAELRARIVVLEVELLSVEASIASDTRIEAELSQQIHRMELELVNGEKDHTSVRDDIGRAAERSRTLDTEATGRAALRQELNTGIEQSKESLRNLEAGHSNAQSNIEAIQGELSHKKEGLDAARSAITELKMELTALQEKQAAAARTIATLVLTETEMTERLAKREAEITGIAAKLIELESAITNAETEIKGHIGVLEAERRVLVSKQEAHAVTIHALRAAEEQAREVRHDIEAAQKRLSANEVKRTELRMRIEHLKDTIWNTYHTELDIVVQELGQFEIDLEGSKAQVEDLRQKIEQMGPINVDALQEYNELKERYDILSAQQSDINESISNLKATIAKLDGETRELFSEAFNAIHEKFKEVFALLFEGGRAELVLLDESNILESGIEIIAQPRGKKFQNITLLSGGERALTAIALLFAAFLVKPSPFCMLDEVDAPLDEANVTRFTRLIREMSTRSQFITITHNKRTMEMADALYGITMEEPGCSRVVSVKLREPALV from the coding sequence ATGCAGCTGAAAACCCTTGAAATGATCGGTTTCAAATCCTTTTCAGACAAGACTGTAGTTGCGTTCCAGCCGGGCATAACAGCCGTGGTAGGCCCGAACGGCTGCGGCAAGAGCAATATCTCCGACGCCATCCGCTGGGTGCTCGGCGAACAGAGCGCCAAACATCTTCGCGGCGACAAGATGGAAGATGTCATCTTCAACGGAAGCGAGAGCCGCAAGCCTCTGGGCATGGCCGAGGTGACCCTCAGACTGTCGAACGTCAATGGGACCTTTGCCTCTTCAGAGTTCGGTCACTATCAGGAGATCGAGATCACCCGCCGCCTTTACCGCTCCGGCGAAAGTGAATACCTCATCAACCGGATCCCCTGCCGCCTGAAGGACATCCGCGATCTCATGATGGATGCCGGCGTCGGCGCGAGGATACACGCCATCATCGAGCAGGACAAGGTGGACCAGATCCTCTCCAGCAAACCGCAGGACCGCAGGTTCCTGTTCGAGGAAGTGGCAGGCGTGATGAAATACAAAGCGCGCCGCCAGGAGGCGCTCTCCAAGCTCGAATCGACCAACCAGAACCTGCTCCGGGTGAATGACATCATCATCGAGGTCAAGCGCCAGGTCAATTCTCTCGACCGGCAGGCCCGGAAAGCCGAGCGCTACCAAAAACTGCGCGCGGAGATGAAGGACCTCGATTTCCGTCTGGCCTCCGTTGATTACTCCGCTCTCGGCGCCGAGTGGACCGCGTCATCGGAGGAATTCAAAAAGCTGGAAGACGAAGTAACGTCTCTGCACGCCTCCCTCGGCAGGATCGAGTCCACCATCGAGGAGACCAGGGCGGATTCCCTGTCCGCTGAACATGAACTCGGGACTCTTCAGCACAAGATACACGAGACCGAGACCGCGCTCAGCCGCGCCGAGCATCGCGTGGAGATGTCGAAAAGTCAGATCGCGGCGCTTATTGAACAGCGCGGCCGCGATCTCGCGGACAGTGAGTACCTGAAACAGGAGACCGCGCGGGTAGTCGCGCTTAAAGCGCGACACGAGGAAGAACTCGGGGTGCTGGCGTTGTCTATAAACGAGAAGAACGCCGTGTTGAGCGACAGGACTTCTGACCAGGAATCTCTTTTCCGTGCGCTTAATGAACAGGAGCTCCTGCTCGAGGAGACCAGGACCGGGATCCTGAACGCCATGACGGGCTCGGCCACGGAGAGATCCAGGATCGTGAACTTTGAAGCACGCATCGCGCAGTTGGACGATCAGGACGCCCGCGACCTTTCTGAAAAGAAGGACCTGGAGCAGAGGCTCGCTGAACTCACTTCCCGTCTTGAAGGAAAGGAAAGCGAGATCAAAGAGCTGGCAGTCCGAATGAACGCGGCCCGGGAAGAGCGCCTGGAGGTTGTTGACCGGCTGGAGCAGGCGATCGCGAAGAAAAAAATGCTCGAAGCGGGCCTGAATGAAAGCAAGAACATGCTCGCGGGCCAGAGCGCCCGTCTCCGCTCCCTGCTCGAACTGGAACAGAGCCTTGAAGGCTACCAGAAGGGAGTACGGACCGTCATGTCCGCGCGCAAGGAGGCTTCATCGGCGGGAAACCTCGGGACCATCCACGGCCTTGTGGCGGACATGATCGAGACCGAACCGAAGTACGAGGTCGCGATCGAGGCCGTGCTCGGAGACCGGCTTCAGTACGTTGTGGTGGACTCCCAGACCGATTCACTCAAGGCCATCGATTACCTCAAGGAAAAAAGCGGCGGCCGGGGCACCTTTCTGCCCAGACAAACGCGCGAGGTAAAATCAGAGCCCTTTCGGAAGAACGGCCATGCCGGCGTCATCGGATCGGCATTGAATATCGTGAGCTACAAGGACACCTACAGCAGTGTTGCCCAGTATCTGCTCGGCGACGTGGTCGTCGTGGACAACATGGACACCGCACTCTACCTGTGGCAGAAGAACGGCTTCGACAAGACCGTTGTCACCCTCTCCGGAGAGATCGTGGACCCGTGGGGCGCGGTCACCGGCGGCACCGTCGATTCGACCGGAACCGGCATGCTCACCAAGCGCCGCGAGATCAAGGACATTGAACACGAGCTGGCTGAGCTCAGGGCCCGGATCGTGGTGCTCGAAGTGGAACTGCTGTCCGTCGAAGCATCGATCGCGTCGGATACCAGGATCGAAGCAGAGCTTTCCCAGCAGATCCACCGTATGGAACTCGAACTCGTGAACGGCGAAAAGGACCACACGAGCGTCAGGGACGACATCGGCCGCGCAGCAGAACGCAGCAGAACGCTCGATACCGAGGCAACAGGACGAGCGGCCCTGCGGCAGGAACTGAACACCGGCATTGAACAATCGAAGGAATCACTCCGGAACCTCGAGGCCGGCCATTCGAACGCCCAGTCGAACATCGAGGCGATCCAGGGTGAACTTTCTCACAAGAAGGAAGGGCTCGATGCGGCGCGCTCCGCGATCACTGAGCTCAAAATGGAACTCACCGCGCTTCAGGAAAAACAGGCCGCGGCTGCCAGGACCATCGCAACGCTTGTCCTGACGGAAACGGAAATGACCGAGCGTCTTGCGAAGCGCGAGGCTGAGATCACCGGCATCGCCGCGAAGCTCATTGAGCTCGAATCCGCCATCACGAACGCCGAGACCGAGATCAAGGGACATATCGGCGTCCTCGAAGCGGAACGCCGTGTCCTTGTTTCAAAACAGGAAGCTCATGCGGTAACGATCCATGCGCTCCGTGCCGCCGAGGAACAGGCCCGGGAGGTTCGTCATGACATTGAGGCGGCTCAGAAAAGGCTTTCCGCGAATGAGGTCAAGCGCACCGAGCTCCGCATGAGGATCGAGCACCTGAAAGACACCATATGGAATACCTATCACACCGAACTCGATATCGTGGTCCAGGAACTCGGACAGTTCGAGATCGATCTGGAAGGATCAAAAGCACAGGTCGAAGACCTGCGCCAGAAGATCGAACAGATGGGTCCGATCAACGTGGATGCGCTGCAGGAATACAACGAGCTGAAGGAGCGGTACGACATCCTGAGCGCCCAGCAGAGCGACATCAACGAGTCCATCAGCAACCTCAAGGCCACCATCGCGAAGCTCGATGGTGAGACCAGGGAGCTCTTCAGCGAGGCCTTCAACGCGATCCATGAGAAGTTCAAGGAGGTTTTTGCCCTCCTGTTCGAAGGAGGCAGGGCCGAGCTCGTGCTTCTCGACGAATCGAACATCCTCGAATCGGGCATCGAGATCATCGCCCAGCCCAGGGGTAAAAAATTCCAGAACATCACCCTGCTGTCGGGCGGTGAGCGGGCGCTGACGGCCATTGCCCTGCTCTTCGCGGCCTTCCTGGTAAAACCGAGCCCCTTTTGCATGCTCGATGAGGTCGACGCGCCGCTCGACGAAGCGAACGTCACCCGCTTCACCCGCCTTATCCGCGAGATGAGCACCCGCTCACAGTTCATCACCATCACGCACAACAAGCGGACCATGGAGATGGCCGACGCGCTCTACGGCATCACCATGGAAGAACCGGGTTGTTCCCGCGTGGTATCGGTGAAACTGAGAGAACCGGCGTTGGTGTAA